From a region of the Haloferax volcanii DS2 genome:
- a CDS encoding cytochrome c biogenesis CcdA family protein, translating into MPGFGLGPALGFDSAFAGTLAFAVSAGVATFFAPCAYPLLPGYVGYYLSSEEADLGGAVVRGAVASLAALVVLGAIGSALAVVGGRIASHLALLEPLVGAALVGFGVLMFTGRAPSLHVVLPEYRSSVTGFAVFGGVYGLAAAGCVVPIFLGVVTQSLALPTPQAVVSLGAYAAAAALPLSVVTVAAALGGDRIRSLSGYVGSVQKAAAVVMVLAGLWQIWLALSFLGHV; encoded by the coding sequence ATGCCCGGGTTCGGTCTCGGCCCCGCGCTGGGGTTCGATTCCGCCTTCGCCGGCACGCTCGCGTTCGCCGTCAGCGCCGGCGTCGCCACCTTCTTCGCGCCCTGCGCCTACCCGCTTCTCCCGGGCTACGTCGGCTACTACCTCTCCAGCGAGGAGGCCGACCTCGGCGGCGCGGTCGTCCGCGGGGCGGTCGCATCGCTCGCCGCGCTGGTCGTCCTCGGCGCTATCGGGAGCGCGCTCGCGGTCGTCGGCGGCCGCATCGCCTCGCACCTCGCGCTCCTCGAACCGCTCGTCGGCGCGGCGCTCGTCGGCTTCGGCGTCCTCATGTTCACCGGGCGCGCGCCGAGCCTCCACGTCGTCCTCCCGGAGTACCGGTCGTCCGTGACCGGATTCGCCGTCTTCGGCGGGGTGTACGGCCTCGCGGCGGCCGGCTGCGTCGTCCCGATTTTCCTCGGCGTCGTCACGCAATCGCTCGCGCTCCCGACCCCGCAGGCGGTCGTCTCGCTCGGAGCCTACGCCGCCGCCGCGGCGCTCCCGCTTTCGGTCGTCACCGTCGCGGCCGCGCTCGGCGGCGACCGAATCCGGTCGCTGTCGGGCTACGTTGGCTCGGTCCAGAAAGCCGCCGCGGTCGTGATGGTGCTCGCCGGCCTCTGGCAGATTTGGCTGGCGCTGTCGTTCTTGGGACACGTCTGA
- a CDS encoding TlpA family protein disulfide reductase: MRRRALLSLLAGAGVAGVAGCLGDGSAPAEAGDAAETTSDAADPASATASSGSGSGDLPLVVDTVDAQGSSAGEVRIPAEGAPTVLDLFATWCAPCVAQMESLRTLHEEFGDDVAFVSVTNERLGGGLTMDDIRDWWAEHDGNWTVGHDPDSSLMRAVRANGLPYLVVFDADGEATWTHRGLASEENLRAAVEDVA, from the coding sequence GTGAGACGACGCGCCCTCCTCTCGCTGCTCGCGGGCGCGGGCGTCGCCGGCGTCGCGGGCTGTCTCGGCGACGGGTCCGCACCCGCCGAAGCGGGCGACGCGGCCGAGACGACGAGCGACGCCGCCGACCCCGCCTCCGCCACCGCGTCGTCGGGGTCCGGTTCCGGCGACCTCCCGCTCGTCGTCGACACCGTCGACGCGCAGGGGTCGTCGGCCGGCGAGGTTCGAATCCCCGCCGAGGGCGCGCCGACCGTCCTCGACCTCTTCGCGACGTGGTGTGCGCCCTGCGTCGCCCAGATGGAGTCGCTGCGGACGCTCCACGAGGAGTTCGGTGACGACGTGGCGTTCGTCTCGGTGACGAACGAGCGCCTCGGCGGCGGCCTCACGATGGACGACATCCGCGACTGGTGGGCCGAACACGACGGGAACTGGACGGTCGGCCACGACCCCGACAGTAGCCTGATGCGCGCGGTCCGCGCGAACGGCCTCCCGTATCTCGTCGTCTTCGACGCCGACGGCGAGGCGACGTGGACCCACCGCGGACTCGCCAGCGAGGAGAATCTCCGCGCGGCCGTCGAGGACGTCGCCTGA
- a CDS encoding DsbA family protein: MRNTRRAYLAATAGALTLGTAGCLGGGSGGSGNDAVAAIGCEVPERDTVSSLPTPVIGSEDASVVVDVWEDFACPHCATFAVDVAPQLRSEYVSEGIVRYRHHDFPIPVDEWWSWKGASAARAVQDEADDETFFDFAHTLYENQSEFGGGDAEGSLSTLQSLAADADLDGCSVAAAASRERYRPLVEAERTEAVDERGFQGTPTVLIDGEQVAPRWSDLQRAVENAR; the protein is encoded by the coding sequence ATGCGCAACACACGACGCGCGTACCTCGCCGCCACGGCGGGTGCGTTGACGCTGGGCACCGCCGGGTGCCTCGGCGGCGGAAGCGGCGGGTCCGGAAACGACGCCGTCGCCGCCATCGGTTGTGAGGTCCCCGAACGCGACACGGTCAGTTCGCTCCCCACGCCCGTCATCGGGTCCGAGGACGCGAGCGTCGTCGTCGACGTCTGGGAGGACTTCGCCTGCCCTCACTGCGCGACGTTCGCGGTCGACGTCGCCCCGCAGCTCCGGTCCGAGTACGTCTCGGAGGGAATCGTCCGCTACCGCCACCACGACTTCCCGATTCCGGTGGACGAATGGTGGTCGTGGAAGGGGGCCTCGGCGGCCCGCGCCGTCCAGGACGAGGCCGACGACGAGACCTTCTTCGACTTCGCCCACACGCTCTACGAGAACCAATCGGAGTTCGGCGGCGGCGACGCCGAGGGGTCGCTGTCGACGCTCCAGTCGCTCGCCGCCGACGCCGACCTCGACGGCTGTTCGGTCGCCGCGGCGGCTTCGCGCGAACGCTACCGCCCGCTCGTCGAAGCCGAGCGGACCGAGGCCGTCGACGAGCGCGGCTTCCAGGGGACGCCGACGGTTCTCATCGACGGCGAGCAGGTCGCGCCGCGATGGTCCGACCTCCAGCGCGCCGTCGAGAACGCCCGGTAA